In Deltaproteobacteria bacterium, the following are encoded in one genomic region:
- a CDS encoding transporter substrate-binding domain-containing protein — MKVRSFLFGAIVVALVVAMPAGTVLAGKIQRALIKESTLEQIMRRGTLRVGFSTFIPWAMKNKKGEFIGNEIDVARKLAEDMGVKVEFVNTKWSGIIPALLTGKFDIIIGGMAMTPQRNLKVNFTIPYYYAGGALVANRKLCEPFHPTKLEDFNRPEVIFAERMGATPVEFIQQNLPKAQIRLFDDQAPAYQELRNGKAYAIIGDAPRPFFEALDYPDLLYLPLGKQKVYELAISFALRKGDLDWLNYLNNWITYRRTDGWIQKRYDYWFTTKEWEDQIK; from the coding sequence ATGAAGGTGCGTTCGTTCTTGTTCGGGGCCATCGTCGTGGCCCTGGTCGTTGCAATGCCTGCGGGGACGGTCCTGGCGGGTAAGATACAGAGGGCTTTGATCAAGGAGAGCACCCTGGAACAGATCATGAGGCGCGGGACCTTGCGTGTGGGATTCTCTACTTTCATCCCATGGGCCATGAAGAACAAGAAAGGCGAATTCATCGGAAACGAGATCGATGTTGCCAGAAAACTCGCAGAGGACATGGGTGTGAAGGTCGAGTTTGTCAATACAAAATGGTCCGGCATCATCCCGGCCCTCCTCACCGGCAAGTTCGACATCATCATAGGCGGTATGGCGATGACCCCTCAGCGGAATCTCAAGGTGAACTTCACCATTCCTTACTACTACGCCGGAGGGGCACTCGTCGCGAACAGAAAGCTCTGCGAACCCTTTCATCCTACAAAACTCGAGGATTTCAACCGGCCTGAAGTGATCTTTGCCGAGAGGATGGGTGCAACCCCTGTCGAGTTCATCCAACAAAACCTGCCAAAGGCCCAGATACGGCTGTTCGATGACCAGGCTCCGGCCTATCAGGAATTGCGCAACGGCAAGGCCTACGCGATCATCGGGGACGCTCCGAGGCCGTTCTTCGAGGCTCTCGACTATCCCGATCTGCTCTACCTGCCCCTGGGGAAGCAGAAGGTCTACGAGTTGGCGATAAGCTTTGCCTTGAGAAAGGGTGATCTCGACTGGCTCAACTATCTGAACAACTGGATCACCTACCGGCGGACCGACGGCTGGATACAGAAACGATACGACTACTGGTTTACCACCAAGGAGTGGGAAGACCAGATCAAGTAA
- a CDS encoding FAD-dependent oxidoreductase produces MKRRGTSITSVQPVSHSCHVLVLGGGLAGCMAAIRAAELDDQVILLDKSNPERSGCAATGIDHIWAYFPEIQEAEGVSLDDLVQDHVENIAKGLINRKILHYIAETSLDRILDLERFGARIRYDDSTLPGRFRLQYQLHRCRNTLHFDGRDVKRLLVRAARARGVEILGRIMVADLLIRDGQIAGAVGYGTRDGRLHLFRSKAVVMATGRPNRLYKTETGLAFNTRMPPALTGDGKAAMFRAGAEIINMEFVSIPGRWSSKNLVRGGGLPGGSYQPPGIGLNAFGEVIRPRNHELESYGEKWQGTSTGTGTGRTFMSELKAGRGPIFADMSWGSEADQEYMRWALSNEGSGSALLHLMDRYNLDFRRHKIEISPLEPEHSAAAAGGPIIDSNCQTTLPGLFAAGDEAGGIPQSVVPGALTMGYLAGESAARFARKIRTMPDGDGADLVSDFCRQIISRKRGDSWEDAQAALQNVMSYYNCEIKSETMARRGLENLSYLKDAMRLVARNPHEMAHCLEVRNLIECAEMILRATIERRESRYGLLRRADFPERDDENFFCFLAQRKEKGRVVFEKRFPEA; encoded by the coding sequence ATGAAAAGGAGAGGGACGAGCATTACCTCGGTGCAACCCGTTTCACATAGCTGCCACGTACTGGTCCTGGGGGGAGGCCTTGCCGGGTGCATGGCGGCAATCCGGGCCGCTGAACTGGACGATCAGGTCATCCTCCTGGACAAATCAAACCCGGAGCGGTCGGGGTGTGCAGCCACGGGGATCGATCATATCTGGGCCTATTTCCCGGAGATCCAGGAGGCAGAGGGCGTAAGCCTCGATGATCTGGTGCAGGATCACGTCGAAAACATCGCAAAGGGACTCATCAATCGAAAAATACTCCACTACATCGCCGAGACGAGTCTGGACCGGATTCTAGACCTGGAACGGTTCGGGGCGAGAATCCGTTACGACGATTCCACACTTCCGGGGAGGTTCCGGCTCCAGTATCAGCTCCATCGGTGTCGTAACACCCTCCATTTCGACGGAAGAGACGTAAAAAGGCTCCTCGTCCGAGCCGCACGTGCCAGGGGGGTCGAGATACTCGGACGGATCATGGTGGCGGACCTTCTCATCAGGGACGGCCAGATCGCCGGCGCCGTCGGCTATGGCACCCGAGACGGGCGCCTCCATCTGTTCCGGTCAAAGGCCGTCGTAATGGCCACCGGACGGCCCAACCGCCTCTACAAGACCGAAACCGGCCTTGCCTTCAACACCCGCATGCCTCCGGCCCTTACCGGAGACGGGAAAGCGGCCATGTTTAGGGCAGGGGCCGAGATCATCAACATGGAGTTCGTCTCCATTCCGGGACGCTGGTCTTCCAAGAATCTCGTCCGGGGCGGGGGTCTCCCGGGGGGGTCCTACCAGCCTCCTGGAATCGGCCTCAACGCCTTCGGCGAAGTCATCAGACCTCGAAACCACGAGCTGGAGAGTTACGGGGAGAAGTGGCAGGGCACCTCGACCGGGACGGGGACGGGAAGGACCTTTATGTCTGAACTCAAGGCAGGAAGGGGGCCCATATTTGCCGACATGTCCTGGGGAAGCGAGGCCGATCAGGAGTACATGCGCTGGGCCCTCTCCAATGAGGGGTCCGGATCGGCTTTGCTCCACCTGATGGACCGGTACAACCTCGATTTCCGCCGCCACAAGATAGAGATCTCGCCCCTCGAGCCCGAACACTCGGCAGCCGCAGCAGGAGGACCCATCATCGATTCCAACTGCCAGACCACACTGCCCGGTCTCTTTGCAGCCGGAGACGAGGCGGGTGGAATACCCCAAAGCGTGGTACCAGGGGCGTTGACCATGGGTTATTTGGCAGGCGAATCGGCGGCCCGGTTCGCCCGTAAGATCAGAACCATGCCCGACGGGGACGGAGCGGACCTCGTCTCGGACTTCTGCAGACAGATCATCAGCCGGAAGAGAGGGGACTCGTGGGAGGATGCCCAGGCCGCCCTCCAGAACGTCATGAGCTACTACAACTGCGAGATCAAGTCAGAGACCATGGCGAGACGGGGACTCGAGAATCTCTCTTACCTGAAGGACGCCATGCGGTTGGTGGCTCGGAATCCCCACGAGATGGCACACTGTCTGGAGGTGAGAAACCTGATCGAGTGCGCCGAGATGATCTTGCGGGCGACGATCGAGCGCAGGGAGAGCCGTTATGGCCTTTTGAGGCGGGCCGACTTCCCGGAAAGGGACGATGAGAACTTCTTCTGCTTCCTGGCACAGCGTAAGGAGAAGGGGAGAGTCGTCTTCGAGAAGCGGTTTCCCGAAGCATGA
- a CDS encoding amino acid ABC transporter permease, whose amino-acid sequence MRKKKTRITVLDIAIALILLGAGVYVFYRIRVGLNYHWNWGVIPQYLFRYDEEKHRWVMNLLMEGLKTTLALSVWSILFATIVGSIMGMFRVSSSLFKRLIGRTYVELIRNIPPLVLVFIFYFFLSDQIMPVLGVDDFIRSRSERFQEILAFFSTRPELFSTFLSAVITIGLFEGAYITEIVRGGIQSIERGQWEASYALGLSWWQQMRHVVLPQAVQRILPPMAGEFINTIKNSSIVSVISIQELTFQGMELMAASLLTFEVWLTIAGMYLVVCLLLSLAVARLEVHMRRSLA is encoded by the coding sequence TTGAGAAAGAAGAAGACAAGAATCACGGTGCTCGACATCGCCATCGCCCTTATCCTTCTCGGGGCGGGGGTCTACGTTTTCTATAGGATCAGGGTGGGGCTCAACTACCACTGGAATTGGGGTGTCATTCCCCAGTATCTGTTCCGCTATGACGAGGAGAAACACAGGTGGGTGATGAACCTCTTGATGGAGGGGCTCAAGACGACCCTCGCCTTGAGCGTCTGGTCGATTCTGTTCGCCACGATCGTGGGATCGATCATGGGCATGTTCAGGGTCAGCAGCAGCCTTTTCAAGCGACTCATCGGGCGGACCTATGTGGAACTGATCCGCAATATCCCGCCTCTAGTGCTTGTTTTTATCTTCTACTTTTTCCTCAGCGACCAGATCATGCCCGTTCTCGGTGTGGATGACTTCATCAGGTCCCGGTCCGAGAGATTTCAGGAGATTCTCGCTTTTTTTTCCACCCGGCCGGAGCTCTTCTCCACTTTTCTCTCGGCGGTGATCACTATCGGCCTTTTTGAGGGCGCTTATATCACCGAAATCGTGAGAGGGGGGATCCAGTCGATCGAGAGGGGGCAATGGGAGGCCTCCTATGCCCTCGGACTGTCCTGGTGGCAGCAGATGCGCCATGTCGTCCTACCCCAGGCGGTGCAGAGGATCCTGCCGCCCATGGCCGGGGAATTCATCAATACCATCAAGAACTCATCCATCGTCTCGGTCATCTCCATTCAGGAGCTGACCTTCCAGGGCATGGAGTTGATGGCCGCATCGCTCCTCACCTTTGAGGTCTGGCTGACCATTGCGGGGATGTACCTCGTGGTGTGTCTCCTTCTCTCCCTGGCCGTAGCCCGCCTCGAGGTCCACATGAGAAGAAGCCTGGCGTGA
- a CDS encoding amino acid ABC transporter ATP-binding protein — translation MGMEGSGEYIIEVDRINKTFPNGVHAVRDFSTRIRRSEVLVICGPSGSGKSTFLRCLNGLEEIDSGSVVIDGIPLDDDKKHRLEIRKEVGMVFQLFNLFPHLTVLENVNLAQRLVRKKTKEEATEMTMDLLRKVNISEKADSYPGQLSGGQQQRVAIARALAMKPKVMLFDEATSALDPEMIGEVLEVMKNLAREGMTMIAVTHEMGFAREVSDRVIFMEDGRIVEEGTAEHFFTAPREERTKLFLSQIL, via the coding sequence ATGGGCATGGAAGGCTCAGGTGAGTACATTATCGAGGTCGACAGGATCAACAAGACCTTTCCCAATGGAGTTCATGCGGTCCGCGATTTCTCTACCCGTATCCGCCGCAGTGAGGTGCTGGTGATCTGCGGTCCTTCGGGTTCGGGGAAATCGACCTTTCTCCGATGTCTCAACGGCCTTGAAGAGATCGACAGCGGCTCGGTCGTCATTGACGGCATACCCCTCGACGACGACAAGAAGCACCGCCTCGAGATCAGGAAAGAGGTGGGCATGGTCTTTCAGCTCTTCAATCTCTTTCCCCATCTGACGGTGCTCGAGAATGTCAATCTCGCCCAGCGGCTGGTCCGGAAGAAGACAAAGGAAGAGGCCACGGAGATGACCATGGACCTCCTCCGCAAGGTCAACATCTCGGAGAAGGCCGACAGCTACCCGGGCCAGCTCAGCGGCGGTCAGCAGCAGCGGGTCGCCATTGCCCGGGCCTTGGCGATGAAACCCAAGGTGATGCTCTTCGATGAGGCCACAAGCGCCCTCGATCCCGAGATGATCGGGGAAGTTCTCGAGGTGATGAAAAATCTGGCCCGGGAAGGGATGACCATGATCGCGGTGACGCACGAGATGGGGTTTGCCCGGGAGGTAAGCGACAGGGTGATTTTCATGGAGGACGGGCGGATCGTCGAAGAGGGGACGGCGGAGCACTTCTTTACCGCTCCGAGGGAGGAGCGGACAAAGCTCTTTCTGAGCCAGATTCTCTGA
- a CDS encoding VOC family protein has protein sequence MTAYRFDHFHLICSDLERTERFFADVLGARLVRRQRFGTAGGAILDLHGAPIYLREAQEGETITDAGTGKRYGYDHLGFEVDDLDAACREVEGAGFAFTVPPVSAGDGKIAFFKGPDDITIELFQPGSSSR, from the coding sequence ATGACGGCTTACAGGTTCGATCATTTCCATCTGATCTGCAGCGATCTTGAACGGACCGAGAGGTTCTTCGCGGATGTCCTGGGGGCAAGGCTTGTCAGGAGGCAGAGATTCGGAACCGCAGGGGGCGCGATCCTCGATCTCCACGGCGCACCGATCTATCTGCGGGAAGCGCAGGAGGGAGAAACGATTACCGACGCTGGAACCGGGAAGCGATACGGGTACGATCACTTGGGCTTCGAGGTGGATGACCTGGATGCAGCGTGCCGAGAGGTGGAAGGGGCGGGATTTGCCTTTACCGTTCCTCCTGTGAGTGCCGGAGACGGGAAAATAGCCTTTTTCAAGGGCCCGGATGACATCACCATCGAACTCTTCCAGCCCGGATCGTCTTCCAGGTAG
- a CDS encoding FAD-binding oxidoreductase encodes MGFNRVTSDDVRKLESFLGAERVSKGESILNLHARDQSPHRGVRPDLVVWPESTEEVSEVLKMANQRMIPVTPWGAGTGLEGNAIPVEGGIVLDFEFMDKILSVRAEDFQVDVEPGVRYKDMNQTLARHGLFFAPDPGANATIGGMVANNASGVRTVKYGSTRDNVLRLVVVLPTGEVFHTGSRSPKTSSGYDLVRLITGSEGTLGIITEITLRLVGIPENYSAAVAIFESVKDASNAVYEIMGSGLIPGALELLDSGTVRAMNEEGKLDLAEKPTLFLEFSGASRIGLERDLKLTREICEARGCIGFESGVGREERNRLWKARHEASEAIERRHPDLDVLYIDAGVPLSRFPDLVEYANETVAGYGLISYIWAHAGDGNLHLDIFGRMDDPECAGKMTEAQEKIVVYAISVGGTATAEHGVGIGKRKYMVQEHGEAVKVMKRIKDLFDPRGILNPGKIFP; translated from the coding sequence ATGGGGTTCAATCGTGTTACCTCGGATGATGTGAGAAAGCTCGAGTCTTTTTTGGGGGCGGAACGGGTCTCCAAGGGAGAATCGATTCTCAATCTCCATGCCAGAGACCAGTCCCCTCACAGGGGAGTCCGACCCGATCTGGTGGTGTGGCCGGAATCTACAGAGGAGGTGAGCGAAGTCCTCAAGATGGCCAACCAGCGGATGATCCCGGTCACACCGTGGGGAGCAGGGACCGGTTTGGAAGGGAACGCCATCCCCGTGGAAGGGGGCATTGTGCTCGATTTCGAGTTCATGGATAAGATCCTGTCCGTCCGGGCAGAGGACTTTCAGGTAGATGTTGAGCCAGGAGTGAGATACAAAGACATGAATCAGACTCTGGCCAGGCACGGGCTTTTTTTTGCCCCGGATCCCGGGGCAAACGCGACGATCGGGGGGATGGTGGCCAACAATGCCTCCGGGGTGAGGACGGTGAAGTACGGATCCACGAGGGACAACGTGCTCAGGCTGGTGGTGGTACTTCCCACGGGCGAGGTCTTCCATACAGGCTCTCGGTCCCCCAAGACTTCTTCTGGATACGATCTGGTCAGGTTGATTACGGGATCCGAAGGAACCCTGGGGATCATCACCGAGATCACCCTCCGCCTCGTGGGAATCCCGGAGAACTACAGCGCTGCCGTCGCGATCTTCGAATCCGTCAAGGATGCGAGCAATGCGGTATACGAGATCATGGGTTCGGGGCTGATACCCGGTGCCCTCGAACTTCTCGACTCGGGGACCGTGCGGGCCATGAACGAGGAAGGGAAGCTCGATCTGGCCGAAAAGCCCACCCTGTTTCTGGAGTTTTCCGGCGCCAGCCGGATCGGCCTGGAGCGGGATCTGAAACTGACCAGGGAGATCTGTGAGGCCCGTGGGTGTATCGGTTTTGAATCGGGCGTGGGAAGGGAGGAGAGGAACCGTCTCTGGAAGGCCCGGCACGAGGCCTCAGAGGCGATAGAGAGACGCCATCCAGATCTCGATGTTCTCTACATCGATGCCGGGGTTCCGCTCTCCAGGTTTCCGGATCTGGTGGAATACGCCAACGAGACGGTGGCAGGCTACGGGCTGATATCCTATATTTGGGCTCACGCGGGGGACGGCAATCTACATCTTGACATATTCGGCAGGATGGACGACCCGGAGTGTGCCGGGAAGATGACGGAGGCCCAAGAGAAGATCGTTGTCTATGCAATCTCCGTGGGGGGGACCGCCACGGCCGAGCACGGGGTGGGTATCGGCAAGAGGAAGTACATGGTTCAGGAGCATGGAGAGGCCGTGAAGGTTATGAAGAGAATAAAGGACCTCTTCGACCCCAGAGGTATCCTCAACCCAGGTAAGATCTTCCCGTAG
- a CDS encoding amino acid ABC transporter permease — protein sequence MDVEGKKRIRSKTTRSNVLAVVKFALVILAIAWLLARGTERLGYFWQWYRVPHYVLSFQNGHLVAGPILKGLAVTLNIVWMSLILAFVFGLLTALFRLSNSFMARVVARVYLETVRNSPMLVLLFFIYFVLGPIFDLERMTSAVLALSIFEGAYASEIFRAGIVSIHKGQWEASHSLGLSTLQTYRHIVLPQAIRRVLPPLTSQAISLIKDSALVSTIAVYEMTMQASAIVAQTFLTFEMYFTIAAIYLLLTATLSVVVNVMENRMKIYT from the coding sequence ATGGACGTCGAGGGTAAGAAGCGAATCCGGTCGAAGACGACGCGTTCAAACGTGCTCGCAGTGGTCAAGTTCGCTCTGGTGATACTGGCGATCGCATGGCTGCTGGCGCGGGGAACCGAGAGACTCGGTTACTTCTGGCAGTGGTATCGCGTTCCTCATTACGTGCTCTCCTTTCAAAACGGGCACCTTGTGGCCGGGCCGATTCTCAAGGGGCTGGCCGTTACGCTGAACATCGTCTGGATGAGCCTGATTCTGGCCTTTGTCTTTGGGTTGCTGACGGCCCTGTTCCGGCTGTCCAACTCCTTCATGGCTCGGGTGGTGGCTCGGGTGTACCTCGAGACCGTCCGAAACTCGCCGATGCTGGTGTTGCTTTTTTTCATCTATTTCGTTCTGGGGCCGATATTCGACCTGGAACGTATGACTTCGGCGGTCCTGGCACTGAGCATATTCGAGGGCGCCTATGCGTCCGAGATCTTCCGGGCCGGGATCGTTTCCATCCACAAGGGCCAGTGGGAGGCTTCTCACAGTCTGGGGTTGAGCACCCTACAGACTTACCGTCATATTGTCCTGCCCCAGGCGATCCGGCGGGTCCTTCCGCCTCTGACGAGTCAGGCTATTTCTCTGATCAAGGACTCGGCCCTGGTCAGTACCATCGCCGTCTACGAAATGACCATGCAGGCAAGCGCGATAGTGGCTCAAACCTTTCTGACCTTTGAGATGTATTTTACCATCGCTGCCATCTATCTCTTACTCACGGCGACGCTCTCTGTAGTCGTCAATGTCATGGAGAACCGAATGAAAATCTACACCTAG